One genomic window of Megachile rotundata isolate GNS110a chromosome 12, iyMegRotu1, whole genome shotgun sequence includes the following:
- the Rbp gene encoding RIMS binding protein isoform X1 — translation MLQCCGVGGGASTAPQAPQLQDTGSAVGITTSTKTTIMQDAVLESILEQMRETEARKTELERQHAEAQNQLREKIAGRYQGPESVEALQSKIRELEKKTELQMVRHEELSLELTSLRRARSRGPMSHSAVPTSWPPAGSEIDRIIAKIEQDNSANRMIHDLDHTRGTITTQQPSVSQGILRSSSENLPNLGQHQHPPHPHALSLGIPTQMSHYAGSPMPLTPMMPGCPPLTPNGPPYHYSEPIPPAPSLSTSQSQPVFQQKIQQYQQPQVTHTELPSSHSQTALQTQQKQQTHTHFTSSQYQESYPHTQTYQQPLQQQQPQPQQHPASTTYLTSSSQSVIPHYTQPTQTAQSFQLNGSQQATTYPSLSITSHPNGTYSTGAGSSFTSQLSHHNFSVPQTSIPQTTLSSLPPYSTSSFHSTLGALTSVPQTVLPFSSVQSCFATSGSTYSTVGTNAFGTSGVSSGTTSTGLLQAISDPLQAMQQLSAQSQANQLQQQAIIQQIQQSLRATSPTATATTGHHFLGPRQMPKIPSSILSNPLDRLTNDNIVPEGQVDMLDIPGKGRCYVYIARFTYEPFQHSPNENPEAELPVQGGDYLLVWGQPDEDGFLDAETLDGRRGLVPANFVQKLVGDDLLEFHQAVLGLRDVDDSASTNIPQVSNCYLQDIDLELAALEEGNRNRQAELSAYAELDNIAEEDEQEPPEVYLFSDLVPAPQHLTLERQLNKSVLIGWTAPENTHQLESYHVYVDGVLKVTVKATERTRALVEGVDSTRPHRISVRSVTHSRRTSRDAACTMVIGKDVALGPTAVKASNVTATSAVISWMPSNSNHQHVVCVNNVEVRTVKPGVYRHTITGLAPSTIYRVTVKAKNLRATHFEDQNTQAANNLACHVHFKTLPKGLPDPPVDIQVEAGPQDGTLLVTWQPVALNGSAVTGYAVYADGKKVTDVDSPTGDHALVDIHKLMGLNPKHITVRTKSRESQSGDSCATAIPCSVLRGGTTTHLQHGTTHMQDQGQPQPGMGQPDPHRMGVVDQRYPTAPVPSHMRRHRSTRVDAHGQVIIETDENLSDKEIYPGQSMSQMGVPEITKDSASEANYSEEDDPSRRCRGMPLHHGGQHRYGPQMGQQGLPGTHRSDRMGGPAGRPQDPYYDQPGNQRGRAPSYRGGRGTQAQGGAGHASSSAQQMNKRTRWFVAIYDYDPKTMSPNPDACEEELPFSKGDTIKVYGEKDADGFYWGECHGRRGYVPYNMVEEIKDQNQAGQGQAGRRGRWGDIYANMPVKKMIALYDYDPHELSPNVDSQVELAFQTGNEIYVYGELGEDGFYMGELNGVRGLVPSNFLTEAREQPPQGQLPPGNRRPPGQSQGPGVRGPPPPPREPPPPGHRRGKDACIVPVSVPVCHLDSRQQQQQPSLMNNQQHELQHQQNNPPHLAYQQANHHSYTTVTTSNQHGPTPMGAHQQGPVPPHLQQQGKGRGGVINRRSNVPGGMQGPGQHMQQQQQDYQQQNQPYQQQQPNQQNQNYQQQNQGYQQQGPGFGPQGQQFQQQPQQQQQQQQQQQQQQQNQPYAQQNQGAPMQGTQSTSKPMRGIPTVLPTPQAKTQPNTTQGQQQQQQQQQQQSTGPNLMQKFTEMAGASAGGDILSKGKELIFMKFGLGK, via the exons ATGTTGCAGTGCTGTGGTGTTGGAGGTGGCGCTTCCACGGCACCTCAGGCTCCGCAGCTGCAGGATACCGGATCTGCTGTCGGGATTACCACCTCCACGAAAACCACCATCATGCAGGACGCGGTTCTTGAGTCTATCCTCGAG CAAATGCGTGAGACGGAAGCCCGAAAAACGGAGCTGGAACGCCAACACGCAGAAGCACAGAATCAGCTACGCGAAAAGATAGCAGGCCGATATCAAGGCCCAGAATCTGTCGAGGCATTGCAGTCGAAGATAAGAGAACTGGAGAAGAAGACGGAACTACAGATGGTCAGACACGAGGAATTATCGTTGGAATTGACAAGTTTGAGACGAGCACGAAGCAGAGGACCGATGAGTCATTCAGCGGTACCGACTTCTTGGCCTCCGGCTGGTTCTGAAATTGACAGAATAATAGCAAAAATAGAACAAGATAATAG tGCTAACAGGATGATACACGATTTGGACCATACTCGGGGAACCATTACCACGCAGCAACCCTCAGTTTCACAGGGTATTTTGCGATCCAGCTCGGAAAATCTTCCCAATCTCGGTCAACATCAACATCCACCCCATCCGCACGCTTTGAGCCTGGGAATACCGACTCAGATGAGTCAC TACGCAGGTTCACCGATGCCCCTAACGCCGATGATGCCCGGATGTCCACCGCTGACCCCGAACGGGCCTCCGTATCATTACAGCGAACCAATCCCACCAGCACCGTCACTTTCCACCAGTCAGTCGCAGCCAGTTTTTCAACAAAAGATACAGCAGTATCAGCAACCCCAAGTAACTCATACCGAGTTGCCGAGCTCTCATTCTCAAACTGCTCTACAAACACAACAGAAGCAACAAACGCACACCCACTTCACGAGCAGTCAGTACCAGGAGAGTTATCCTCATACGCAAACCTATCAGCAGCCGCTCCAGCAGCAACAACCGCAACCGCAGCAACATCCGGCCTCTACAACGTACCTGACATCATCGAGTCAAAGCGTAATTCCTCATTACACGCAGCCCACTCAAACCGCCCAAAGTTTTCAATTAAACGGAAGTCAACAG GCAACGACGTATCCAAGTTTGTCCATTACATCCCATCCAAACGGAACCTATAGTACAGGAGCGGGTAGTAGCTTTACCTCTCAGTTGTCGCATCATAATTTCTCTGTTCCACAAACTAGTATCCCACAAACAACGCTGTCGTCGTTGCCACCATATTCGACGAGCTCCTTTCATTCTACCTTGGGCGCGCTTACTAGTGTACCCCAAACCGTTCTTCCTTTCTCGAGCGTACAGAGCTGTTTTGCTACTAGTGGATCGACTTACTCTACCGTCGGGACCAATGCTTTTGGCACGTCTGGCGTGAGCTCAG GTACAACATCAACAGGCTTGTTACAAGCAATAAGCGATCCTCTTCAAGCGATGCAGCAACTTTCTGCGCAATCTCAAGCCAATCAGCTGCAACAACAGGCAATCATTCAACAGATTCAGCAAAGTTTACGCGCCACATCGCCAACGGCAACAGCAACGACGGGTCATCATTTTCTTGGTCCAAGGCAAATGCCAAAAATACCAAGTAGTATACTTTCGAATCCCTTGGATCGACTGACCAATGACAATATCGTGCCCGAGGGTCAAGTGGATATGTTAGACATACCGGGCAAGGGAAGATGTTACGTTTATATAGCTCGTTTCACTTACGAGCCGTTTCAGCACTCGCCCAATGAAAATCCAGAAGCTGAACTGCCTGTCCAGGGTGGTGATTATCTCCTCGTTTGGGGACAACCGGACGAAGATGGTTTTCTCGACGCTGAAACACTCGATGGCAGACGAGGTCTCGTTCCAGCTAATTTCGTTCAAAAACTCGTTGGCGACGATCTACTAGAATTTCATCAAGCTGTCCTTGGCCTTAGAGACGTCGACGATTCTGCTTCCACAAATATTCCTCAAGTGAGCAAC TGTTATCTACAAGATATCGATCTCGAATTAGCGGCTCTAGAAGAAGGGAATCGGAATCGACAGGCTGAACTGTCCGCTTACGCAGAACTGGATAACATCGCGGAGGAAGACGAACAAGAACCACCAG AAGTCTACCTGTTTTCGGACCTAGTTCCGGCGCCGCAGCACCTCACTCTCGAGCGGCAGCTGAACAAGAGTGTCCTAATCGGTTGGACAGCCCCAGAAAATACCCATCAGCTAGAATCGTACCACGTCTACGTAGACGGGGTGTTGAAGGTCACCGTGAAAGCAACGGAGAGGACCAGAGCATTGGTTGAAGGAGTTGACTCTACCAGG CCACACAGAATAAGCGTGCGTTCGGTGACACATTCGAGAAGAACGTCACGTGACGCCGCTTGTACGATGGTAATCGGTAAGGATGTTGCTTTGGGTCCAACTGCCGTCAAGGCATCGAACGTAACCGCCACCAGTGCTGTCATTTCCTGGATGCCTAGTAACAGCAATCATCAGCACGTTGTTTGTGTGAACAACGTGGAAGTTCGAACAGTAAAGCCTGGAGTTTATAGACACACAATAACCGGCTTGGCACCCTCCACGATCTACAGAGTGACTGTCAAAGCGAAGAATTTGAGAGCGACGCACTTCGAGGACCAAAACACTCAAGCAGCTAATAATTTAGCATGTCACGTCCACTTTAAAACACTACCCAAAGGATTACCTGATCCTCCGGTCGATATCCAG GTGGAGGCTGGACCGCAGGACGGCACTTTGCTAGTGACCTGGCAGCCTGTTGCCCTAAACGGTTCGGCCGTCACCGGTTACGCGGTGTACGCCGATGGGAAAAAGGTCACCGATGTAGACAGCCCCACTGGTGACCACGCTCTGGTTGATATACATAAACTTATGGGCCTGAATCCAAAACATATTACAGTCAGAACTAAAAGCAGGGAAAGTCAGTCGGGCGATAGTTGCGCCACTGCTATTCCCTGCAGTGTTCTTCGCGGCGGAACTACGACCCATTTACAACATGGAACCACTCATATGCAAGATCAAGGACAACCGCAACCCGGCATGGGACAACCGGATCCGCATCGTATGGGTGTTGTAGATCAGAGATATCCAACGGCTCCTGTACCCTCTCATATGAGAAGACACAGAAGCACTAGAGTCGATGCTCACGGTCAAGTTATCATCGAAACCGACGAGAATTTGTCTGACAAAGAAATTTATCCTGGGCAGAGCATGTCCCAGATGG GGGTTCCAGAAATCACCAAGGATTCCGCGAGCGAAGCGAATTACAGCGAGGAAGACGATCCTTCCCGTAGATGTAGAGGAATGCCATTACATCATGGCGGACAGCATCGATACGGTCCTCAAATGGGACAACAAGGACTTCCAGGAACACATAGATCCGATAGAATGGGTGGCCCTGCTGGTAGACCTCAAGATCCTTATTACGATCAACCAG GAAATCAGAGAGGCAGGGCTCCTAGCTATCGTGGTGGACGAGGGACACAAGCTCAAGGTGGTGCTGGTCACGCATCGAGTAGTGCTCAACAAATGAACAAAAGAACACGCTGGTTTGTTGCTATTTACGATTACGATCCAAAAACTATGTCGCCAAATCCAGATGCTTGTGAAGAAGAATTACCATTCTCCAAGGGCGACACCATCAAG GTATACGGCGAAAAAGACGCGGATGGATTTTATTGGGGCGAATGTCACGGTAGACGAGGATATGTCCCTTACAACATGGTTGAAGAAATCAAAGATCAAAATCAAGCTGGACAAGGTCAAGCTGGTAGAAGAGGAAGATGGGGTGACATTTATGCCAATATGCCCGTGAAGAAGATGATAGCACTCTATGATTACGATCCTCACGAATTATCTCCAAATGTTGATTCT CAAGTCGAATTGGCGTTCCAAACTGGAAACGAGATCTACGTGTACGGAGAATTGGGTGAAGATGGATTCTATATGGGAGAACTAAACGGAGTTCGTGGTTTAGTTCCAAGTAACTTCCTTACCGAAGCTCGCGAACAACCACCGCAAGGTCAACTTCCGCCAGGAAACAGAAGACCACCAGGACAAAGTCAAGGACCCGGAGTGAGAGGACCGCCTCCTCCACCTCGAGAACCTCCTCCGCCTGGTCATCGACGAGGCAAAG ATGCCTGCATTGtgcctgtgtctgtccctgtctgtcacttaGACTCtagacaacaacaacaacaaccatCACTAATGAACAACCAACAACATGAACTCCAACATCAACAAAACAATCCACCGCATCTAGCGTACCAACAAGCGAATCACCACAGCTACACAACTGTAACCACGTCCAATCAGCATGGGCCCACGCCCATGGGCGCCCATCAACAAGGTCCCGTACCGCCCCATCTTCAACAACAG GGGAAGGGGAGGGGAGGCGTGATCAATCGTCGTAGTAATGTACCAGGAGGTATGCAAGGTCCTGGCCAGCACatgcagcaacagcaacaagaTTACCAACAACAGAATCAACCGTATCAACAGCAACAGCCTAATCAACAGAATCAGAACTACCAACAACAAAATCAAGGATATCAACAGCAAGGTCCAGGATTTGGCCCACAGGGTCAACAGTTCCAACAACAACctcaacagcaacagcagcaacaacaacagcagcagcaacaacaacagaaTCAACCGTACGCGCAACAGAATCAAGGTGCTCCGATGCAGGGTACTCAGAGCACCAGCAAACCGATGAGAGGAATACCGACGGTGCTGCCCACACCGCAAGCGAAAACGCAACCGAACACGACGCAGggacagcaacaacagcaacaacaacagcagcaacagagTACAGGGCCGAATCTGATGCAAAAATTCACGGAGATGGCCGGTGCGAGCGCTGGCGGCGATATTCTGTCCAAAGGGAAAGAACtgattttcatgaaattcgGTCTGGGCAAGTGA
- the Rbp gene encoding RIMS binding protein isoform X3, whose translation MLQCCGVGGGASTAPQAPQLQDTGSAVGITTSTKTTIMQDAVLESILEQMRETEARKTELERQHAEAQNQLREKIAGRYQGPESVEALQSKIRELEKKTELQMVRHEELSLELTSLRRARSRGPMSHSAVPTSWPPAGSEIDRIIAKIEQDNSANRMIHDLDHTRGTITTQQPSVSQGILRSSSENLPNLGQHQHPPHPHALSLGIPTQMSHYAGSPMPLTPMMPGCPPLTPNGPPYHYSEPIPPAPSLSTSQSQPVFQQKIQQYQQPQVTHTELPSSHSQTALQTQQKQQTHTHFTSSQYQESYPHTQTYQQPLQQQQPQPQQHPASTTYLTSSSQSVIPHYTQPTQTAQSFQLNGSQQATTYPSLSITSHPNGTYSTGAGSSFTSQLSHHNFSVPQTSIPQTTLSSLPPYSTSSFHSTLGALTSVPQTVLPFSSVQSCFATSGSTYSTVGTNAFGTSGVSSGTTSTGLLQAISDPLQAMQQLSAQSQANQLQQQAIIQQIQQSLRATSPTATATTGHHFLGPRQMPKIPSSILSNPLDRLTNDNIVPEGQVDMLDIPGKGRCYVYIARFTYEPFQHSPNENPEAELPVQGGDYLLVWGQPDEDGFLDAETLDGRRGLVPANFVQKLVGDDLLEFHQAVLGLRDVDDSASTNIPQVSNCYLQDIDLELAALEEGNRNRQAELSAYAELDNIAEEDEQEPPVPAPQHLTLERQLNKSVLIGWTAPENTHQLESYHVYVDGVLKVTVKATERTRALVEGVDSTRPHRISVRSVTHSRRTSRDAACTMVIGKDVALGPTAVKASNVTATSAVISWMPSNSNHQHVVCVNNVEVRTVKPGVYRHTITGLAPSTIYRVTVKAKNLRATHFEDQNTQAANNLACHVHFKTLPKGLPDPPVDIQVEAGPQDGTLLVTWQPVALNGSAVTGYAVYADGKKVTDVDSPTGDHALVDIHKLMGLNPKHITVRTKSRESQSGDSCATAIPCSVLRGGTTTHLQHGTTHMQDQGQPQPGMGQPDPHRMGVVDQRYPTAPVPSHMRRHRSTRVDAHGQVIIETDENLSDKEIYPGQSMSQMGVPEITKDSASEANYSEEDDPSRRCRGMPLHHGGQHRYGPQMGQQGLPGTHRSDRMGGPAGRPQDPYYDQPGNQRGRAPSYRGGRGTQAQGGAGHASSSAQQMNKRTRWFVAIYDYDPKTMSPNPDACEEELPFSKGDTIKVYGEKDADGFYWGECHGRRGYVPYNMVEEIKDQNQAGQGQAGRRGRWGDIYANMPVKKMIALYDYDPHELSPNVDSQVELAFQTGNEIYVYGELGEDGFYMGELNGVRGLVPSNFLTEAREQPPQGQLPPGNRRPPGQSQGPGVRGPPPPPREPPPPGHRRGKDACIVPVSVPVCHLDSRQQQQQPSLMNNQQHELQHQQNNPPHLAYQQANHHSYTTVTTSNQHGPTPMGAHQQGPVPPHLQQQGKGRGGVINRRSNVPGGMQGPGQHMQQQQQDYQQQNQPYQQQQPNQQNQNYQQQNQGYQQQGPGFGPQGQQFQQQPQQQQQQQQQQQQQQQNQPYAQQNQGAPMQGTQSTSKPMRGIPTVLPTPQAKTQPNTTQGQQQQQQQQQQQSTGPNLMQKFTEMAGASAGGDILSKGKELIFMKFGLGK comes from the exons ATGTTGCAGTGCTGTGGTGTTGGAGGTGGCGCTTCCACGGCACCTCAGGCTCCGCAGCTGCAGGATACCGGATCTGCTGTCGGGATTACCACCTCCACGAAAACCACCATCATGCAGGACGCGGTTCTTGAGTCTATCCTCGAG CAAATGCGTGAGACGGAAGCCCGAAAAACGGAGCTGGAACGCCAACACGCAGAAGCACAGAATCAGCTACGCGAAAAGATAGCAGGCCGATATCAAGGCCCAGAATCTGTCGAGGCATTGCAGTCGAAGATAAGAGAACTGGAGAAGAAGACGGAACTACAGATGGTCAGACACGAGGAATTATCGTTGGAATTGACAAGTTTGAGACGAGCACGAAGCAGAGGACCGATGAGTCATTCAGCGGTACCGACTTCTTGGCCTCCGGCTGGTTCTGAAATTGACAGAATAATAGCAAAAATAGAACAAGATAATAG tGCTAACAGGATGATACACGATTTGGACCATACTCGGGGAACCATTACCACGCAGCAACCCTCAGTTTCACAGGGTATTTTGCGATCCAGCTCGGAAAATCTTCCCAATCTCGGTCAACATCAACATCCACCCCATCCGCACGCTTTGAGCCTGGGAATACCGACTCAGATGAGTCAC TACGCAGGTTCACCGATGCCCCTAACGCCGATGATGCCCGGATGTCCACCGCTGACCCCGAACGGGCCTCCGTATCATTACAGCGAACCAATCCCACCAGCACCGTCACTTTCCACCAGTCAGTCGCAGCCAGTTTTTCAACAAAAGATACAGCAGTATCAGCAACCCCAAGTAACTCATACCGAGTTGCCGAGCTCTCATTCTCAAACTGCTCTACAAACACAACAGAAGCAACAAACGCACACCCACTTCACGAGCAGTCAGTACCAGGAGAGTTATCCTCATACGCAAACCTATCAGCAGCCGCTCCAGCAGCAACAACCGCAACCGCAGCAACATCCGGCCTCTACAACGTACCTGACATCATCGAGTCAAAGCGTAATTCCTCATTACACGCAGCCCACTCAAACCGCCCAAAGTTTTCAATTAAACGGAAGTCAACAG GCAACGACGTATCCAAGTTTGTCCATTACATCCCATCCAAACGGAACCTATAGTACAGGAGCGGGTAGTAGCTTTACCTCTCAGTTGTCGCATCATAATTTCTCTGTTCCACAAACTAGTATCCCACAAACAACGCTGTCGTCGTTGCCACCATATTCGACGAGCTCCTTTCATTCTACCTTGGGCGCGCTTACTAGTGTACCCCAAACCGTTCTTCCTTTCTCGAGCGTACAGAGCTGTTTTGCTACTAGTGGATCGACTTACTCTACCGTCGGGACCAATGCTTTTGGCACGTCTGGCGTGAGCTCAG GTACAACATCAACAGGCTTGTTACAAGCAATAAGCGATCCTCTTCAAGCGATGCAGCAACTTTCTGCGCAATCTCAAGCCAATCAGCTGCAACAACAGGCAATCATTCAACAGATTCAGCAAAGTTTACGCGCCACATCGCCAACGGCAACAGCAACGACGGGTCATCATTTTCTTGGTCCAAGGCAAATGCCAAAAATACCAAGTAGTATACTTTCGAATCCCTTGGATCGACTGACCAATGACAATATCGTGCCCGAGGGTCAAGTGGATATGTTAGACATACCGGGCAAGGGAAGATGTTACGTTTATATAGCTCGTTTCACTTACGAGCCGTTTCAGCACTCGCCCAATGAAAATCCAGAAGCTGAACTGCCTGTCCAGGGTGGTGATTATCTCCTCGTTTGGGGACAACCGGACGAAGATGGTTTTCTCGACGCTGAAACACTCGATGGCAGACGAGGTCTCGTTCCAGCTAATTTCGTTCAAAAACTCGTTGGCGACGATCTACTAGAATTTCATCAAGCTGTCCTTGGCCTTAGAGACGTCGACGATTCTGCTTCCACAAATATTCCTCAAGTGAGCAAC TGTTATCTACAAGATATCGATCTCGAATTAGCGGCTCTAGAAGAAGGGAATCGGAATCGACAGGCTGAACTGTCCGCTTACGCAGAACTGGATAACATCGCGGAGGAAGACGAACAAGAACCACCAG TTCCGGCGCCGCAGCACCTCACTCTCGAGCGGCAGCTGAACAAGAGTGTCCTAATCGGTTGGACAGCCCCAGAAAATACCCATCAGCTAGAATCGTACCACGTCTACGTAGACGGGGTGTTGAAGGTCACCGTGAAAGCAACGGAGAGGACCAGAGCATTGGTTGAAGGAGTTGACTCTACCAGG CCACACAGAATAAGCGTGCGTTCGGTGACACATTCGAGAAGAACGTCACGTGACGCCGCTTGTACGATGGTAATCGGTAAGGATGTTGCTTTGGGTCCAACTGCCGTCAAGGCATCGAACGTAACCGCCACCAGTGCTGTCATTTCCTGGATGCCTAGTAACAGCAATCATCAGCACGTTGTTTGTGTGAACAACGTGGAAGTTCGAACAGTAAAGCCTGGAGTTTATAGACACACAATAACCGGCTTGGCACCCTCCACGATCTACAGAGTGACTGTCAAAGCGAAGAATTTGAGAGCGACGCACTTCGAGGACCAAAACACTCAAGCAGCTAATAATTTAGCATGTCACGTCCACTTTAAAACACTACCCAAAGGATTACCTGATCCTCCGGTCGATATCCAG GTGGAGGCTGGACCGCAGGACGGCACTTTGCTAGTGACCTGGCAGCCTGTTGCCCTAAACGGTTCGGCCGTCACCGGTTACGCGGTGTACGCCGATGGGAAAAAGGTCACCGATGTAGACAGCCCCACTGGTGACCACGCTCTGGTTGATATACATAAACTTATGGGCCTGAATCCAAAACATATTACAGTCAGAACTAAAAGCAGGGAAAGTCAGTCGGGCGATAGTTGCGCCACTGCTATTCCCTGCAGTGTTCTTCGCGGCGGAACTACGACCCATTTACAACATGGAACCACTCATATGCAAGATCAAGGACAACCGCAACCCGGCATGGGACAACCGGATCCGCATCGTATGGGTGTTGTAGATCAGAGATATCCAACGGCTCCTGTACCCTCTCATATGAGAAGACACAGAAGCACTAGAGTCGATGCTCACGGTCAAGTTATCATCGAAACCGACGAGAATTTGTCTGACAAAGAAATTTATCCTGGGCAGAGCATGTCCCAGATGG GGGTTCCAGAAATCACCAAGGATTCCGCGAGCGAAGCGAATTACAGCGAGGAAGACGATCCTTCCCGTAGATGTAGAGGAATGCCATTACATCATGGCGGACAGCATCGATACGGTCCTCAAATGGGACAACAAGGACTTCCAGGAACACATAGATCCGATAGAATGGGTGGCCCTGCTGGTAGACCTCAAGATCCTTATTACGATCAACCAG GAAATCAGAGAGGCAGGGCTCCTAGCTATCGTGGTGGACGAGGGACACAAGCTCAAGGTGGTGCTGGTCACGCATCGAGTAGTGCTCAACAAATGAACAAAAGAACACGCTGGTTTGTTGCTATTTACGATTACGATCCAAAAACTATGTCGCCAAATCCAGATGCTTGTGAAGAAGAATTACCATTCTCCAAGGGCGACACCATCAAG GTATACGGCGAAAAAGACGCGGATGGATTTTATTGGGGCGAATGTCACGGTAGACGAGGATATGTCCCTTACAACATGGTTGAAGAAATCAAAGATCAAAATCAAGCTGGACAAGGTCAAGCTGGTAGAAGAGGAAGATGGGGTGACATTTATGCCAATATGCCCGTGAAGAAGATGATAGCACTCTATGATTACGATCCTCACGAATTATCTCCAAATGTTGATTCT CAAGTCGAATTGGCGTTCCAAACTGGAAACGAGATCTACGTGTACGGAGAATTGGGTGAAGATGGATTCTATATGGGAGAACTAAACGGAGTTCGTGGTTTAGTTCCAAGTAACTTCCTTACCGAAGCTCGCGAACAACCACCGCAAGGTCAACTTCCGCCAGGAAACAGAAGACCACCAGGACAAAGTCAAGGACCCGGAGTGAGAGGACCGCCTCCTCCACCTCGAGAACCTCCTCCGCCTGGTCATCGACGAGGCAAAG ATGCCTGCATTGtgcctgtgtctgtccctgtctgtcacttaGACTCtagacaacaacaacaacaaccatCACTAATGAACAACCAACAACATGAACTCCAACATCAACAAAACAATCCACCGCATCTAGCGTACCAACAAGCGAATCACCACAGCTACACAACTGTAACCACGTCCAATCAGCATGGGCCCACGCCCATGGGCGCCCATCAACAAGGTCCCGTACCGCCCCATCTTCAACAACAG GGGAAGGGGAGGGGAGGCGTGATCAATCGTCGTAGTAATGTACCAGGAGGTATGCAAGGTCCTGGCCAGCACatgcagcaacagcaacaagaTTACCAACAACAGAATCAACCGTATCAACAGCAACAGCCTAATCAACAGAATCAGAACTACCAACAACAAAATCAAGGATATCAACAGCAAGGTCCAGGATTTGGCCCACAGGGTCAACAGTTCCAACAACAACctcaacagcaacagcagcaacaacaacagcagcagcaacaacaacagaaTCAACCGTACGCGCAACAGAATCAAGGTGCTCCGATGCAGGGTACTCAGAGCACCAGCAAACCGATGAGAGGAATACCGACGGTGCTGCCCACACCGCAAGCGAAAACGCAACCGAACACGACGCAGggacagcaacaacagcaacaacaacagcagcaacagagTACAGGGCCGAATCTGATGCAAAAATTCACGGAGATGGCCGGTGCGAGCGCTGGCGGCGATATTCTGTCCAAAGGGAAAGAACtgattttcatgaaattcgGTCTGGGCAAGTGA